Proteins co-encoded in one Neofelis nebulosa isolate mNeoNeb1 chromosome 2, mNeoNeb1.pri, whole genome shotgun sequence genomic window:
- the TACSTD2 gene encoding tumor-associated calcium signal transducer 2, translating into MAREPGLALPSLPLPLLLLLLLAAATGPAAAQDNCTCATNKMTLCRADGPGGRCQCHALGSGFPVDCSTLTSKCLLLKARMSTPKSGRALVRPSEHALVDNDGLYDPDCDHEGRFKARQCNQTSVCWCVNSVGVRRTDKGDLSLRCDELVRTHHILIDLRHRPAARAFNHSDLDAELRRLFRERYRLHPRFVAAVHYERPTIQIELRQNASEKAPGDVDIADAAYYFERDVKGESLFPGRGGLDVRVRGEPLLVERTLIYYLDEKPPEFSMKRLTAGLIAVIVVVVVALVAGVAVLVITNRRKSGKYKKVEVKELGELRKEPSL; encoded by the coding sequence ATGGCCCGGGAGCCGGGCCTCGCGCTGCCGTCGCTcccgctgccgctgctgctgttgctgctccTGGCGGCGGCGACCGGCCCTGCGGCCGCGCAGGACAACTGCACGTGCGCCACCAATAAGATGACCCTGTGCCGCGCGGACGGCCCCGGCGGCCGCTGCCAGTGCCACGCGCTGGGCTCGGGCTTCCCGGTGGACTGCTCCACGCTGACCTCCAAGTGCCTGCTGCTCAAGGCGCGCATGAGCACCCCCAAGAGCGGCCGCGCGCTCGTGCGGCCCAGCGAGCACGCGCTCGTGGACAACGACGGCCTGTATGACCCCGACTGCGACCACGAGGGCCGCTTCAAGGCCCGCCAGTGCAACCAGACGTCGGTGTGCTGGTGCGTGAACTCGGTGGGCGTGCGCCGCACGGACAAGGGCGACCTGAGTCTGCGCTGCGACGAGCTGGTGCGCACCCACCACATCCTCATCGACTTGCGCCACCGCCCGGCCGCCCGCGCCTTCAACCATTCGGACCTGGACGCCGAGCTGCGGCGGCTCTTCCGTGAGCGCTACCGGCTGCACCCCAGGTTCGTGGCGGCCGTGCACTACGAGCGGCCCACCATCCAGATCGAGCTCCGGCAGAACGCGTCCGAGAAGGCCCCCGGCGACGTGGACATCGCCGACGCCGCCTACTACTTCGAGAGGGACGTCAAGGGCGAATCGCTGTTCCCGGGTCGCGGCGGCCTCGACGTGCGCGTGCGCGGCGAGCCCCTCCTAGTGGAGCGGACGCTCATCTACTACCTGGACGAGAAACCCCCAGAGTTCTCCATGAAGCGTCTCACGGCCGGCCTCATCGCCGTCATCGTGGTGGTCGTGGTGGCCCTCGTCGCCGGCGTGGCCGTCCTGGTGATCACCAACCGGAGGAAGTCGGGGAAGTACAAGAAGGTGGAGGTCAAAGAACTGGGGGAGTTGAGAAAGGAACCGAGCTTGTAG